A window of Chryseobacterium aquaeductus genomic DNA:
CGCGCAAGAACATTAGGTCCGGGAAGCTACGATCCGAGACCACAACAAGAAAATGGTGGTTTTGTATTCGATCAGGCAGGTGATATTAAGTTAGAATTGAATGCCGAATACAGAGCTAATCTATATAAATTCCTGAACGTTGCTGTATTTGCCGACGCCGGAAATATTTGGTTAATCAATGATGAGCTTAATGATGATGGACAAATTACCAGACCAGGCGGGAAATTTTCAAAGGAATTTTTAAGTGAAATTGCAGTTGGAGCCGGGGTTGGTCTGAGATTAGATTTTTCAATCTTAATTTTAAGATTAGATTTGGCGATGCCGTTGCGAGTTCCTTATTATGAAAAAGGAGAAAGATGGGCTTTTGACAGAATCAATTTTGGAGACTCCAGCTGGAGAAGAGATAATTTGATTCTAAACATTGCGATCGGTTATCCTTTCTAAATTTGAATTGTTTTTTGGTTTTTTTCTGATACGCTACGAATGTTTGGCTTTAAACTTGAATATATCAATAGGAACGGGCTTTAGCCCGTTTTTAATAAGACAAAATCAAATTGGCTTTAGCCAAAATTAATATCTAGAATTTTCAAATTTAATAAGACTCGAACTATGCTAAAAGAATTAAAATTTTTCTGGGAAACCTTAAAAGAAACTTATAAAGAGTGGAATGATTCTTCCGCATCCAGTGATTCGGCGAGTTTGGCGTATTACGCGATTTTCTCAATTCCGGGTTTATTGATTATTATTATCTGGCTTGCAGGATATTTTTTCGGTGAAGAAGCAATACGAGGACAGATAAGTACACAAATCAGCGGAATGATGGGAACTGATGTTGCCAAAAGCGTTGAAGAAATGATCGCTGGTGCGCTCATCGACAAAGAAAATATTTTTATGAAAATTGTGGGGATAGGATCACTGGTTTTTGGTTCTACCACTTTGTTTTTTCAGTTGCAAAAATCATTAAACAATCTATGGGATGTAGAAGCTGCACCGAAAAAAGCATTGGTAAAATTCGTTTTAGACCGAGCCAATTCTTTAGGGATGATTCTTATTTTAGGATTTTTATTGATGATTACAATGGTTTTATCGTCTTTGATCAGTTTGTTTAATAATTTCATTACGGGTTATTTTGGTTTAGAAACTTATTATATTGTGGAACTGATCAACTTTTCAGTCGGATTTGGGATTACGGTTTTATTGTTTGCTTTAATGTTTAAAGTGCTTCCTGATGTAGAAATAAGCTGGAAATCAGTTTGGAAAGGTGCTATGCTGACGTCGCTTCTTTTTACTTTAGGTAAATTTTTATTGAGTTTGTATTTCAGTGAGTTTAAACCAACTTCAGCATTCGGAACCGCAGGAACGGTAATCCTGGTCATGATGTGGATTAATTATTCCTGTATGCTGATATTTTTCGGGGCAGAATTTACGAAAGTATATACCTACAAAAGAAATTACAAAATTCTACCATCAAGGCACGCAAAATGGAGCAGTGCAAAATTGTATAGGGAAAGTCAGATGAAAGAAACCGTGCAGTCTAATACCTGATTTGTTTAATGAAAATGATTTCACGCCTCAAATAAAATGACTAACGATTCAAAATAAATTCGGCGGAGCCTTTGGCTCCGCCGAATTGTGTTTAGTGGATAAACCGTGAAGGTTTGACGAAATTTTGATTGGAACACGAACTTCCTAGCCCCGATAGCAGCGGCATCCTTTTTTGTGTTGCCTGAGCGCAGTCGAAGGCATCACAAAAAAGATACAGCGGATAGCGGGATCAGCTTCTAAATATGGGAGATCAGTGATTGATAATCAGAAATATTTCAAAAAAAAACTCGGAACTATATTTGCTCCGAGTTTCAATATTAATTATTTTAAATTACTTTCCTAGTTGTTGATAACTTCTTTGGATAAAATCCGTCAGATCTTTTCCTTTCAACAAATTCTGAGAAAGTTTAGCCAGATCTAAAGCGTATTTAATCTGAGTACTTTTCTCTTCAGCGTTGTCATTTGCAAGAATCTTTGACGCAAATTCGCTGTTAGAATTTACCACCAAATTATACATCTCCGGGAAACCGCCCATGCCGAACATTCCACCGCCGCCAGTTGCCTGCATATCTTTCATTCTGCGAATAAATTCTGGCTGAGTAATCGTAAACGGTGCATCAGTGCTGTCTAAATCTTCTAACTGAACTGTGAATTTCTTGTCATTAATAGACTCTTCTACATTTTTCTTTAAGGTTTCTTTTTCAGTCTCATTCAATTTAGAAATTGCAGGTTCGTCTTTTTTAATCAAATTATTGATATGGTCTGCATCTACTCGTGCAAAAGAAATTTTCTCTTTTGAACTTTCTAGTTTCTGAATTAAATGCGGTACAATCGGTGAATCTAAAAGAATTACTTCATATCCTTTGTCTTTCGCAGACTGGATGTAAGAGTGCTGTTCGTCAGCATTTGTAGCATAAAGAACCACCAAATTTCCATCTTTGTCGGTTTGGCTCAGTTTGATTTTTTCTTCCAGTTCACTCCAAAGGAAATAATTTCCGTCTGTTGTAGGGTACAATGCAAATTTGTCAGATTTTTCAAAGAATTTATCTTCAGAAATCATTCCGTATTCGATAACGATTTTGATGTCGTTCCATTTTTTATTGTAATCTTCACGGTTTTCATTGATCAGAGAAACCATTTTATCAGCCACTTTTTTCGTGATGTAAGAAGAAATTTTCTTCACCGCACCGTCTGCCTGCAAATAAGAACGAGAAACATTCAACGGAATATCCGGAGAATCGATCACCCCTCTCAACAGCATCAAAAAGTCTGGAACAATTCCTTTTACTTCGTCGGTTACGTAAACCTGATTTTGATATAATTGAATTTTATCTTTTTCAATATTTAAATTATTCGCCAGTTTCGGGAAATATAAAATTCCTGTCAGGTTGAATGGATAATCAACATTCAGGTGAATATTAAATAAAGGTTCCTCAAATTGCATAGGATACAATTCGTGATAGAATGCTTTGTAATCTTCATCATTCAGTTCGCTGGGAGATTTCGTCCATGCTGGAGTAGGATTGTTGACGATGTTGTCCACTTCAATCTTTTCTGCAACTGCATCTTCTGCGGCGTCTTCAGGTAAAGGAAGTGTTTCTGTTTTTGTTCCGAATTTAATAGGAACAGGCATGAATTTGTTATATTTCGTCAACAACTCACGGATTCTGCTTTCCTCTAAAAATTCTGTAGAATCTTCTGCGATATGCAGAATGATTTCTGTTCCTCTGTCTGTTTTATCTGTAGTTTCTTCAAGGGTGAATTCAGGACTTCCATCGCAAATCCAACGAACTGCAGGATTTTCATCACGATAAGATTTAGTAAGTATTTCAACTTTTTCGGCCACCATAAAAGCGGAGTAGAAGCCTAAACCAAAATGTCCGATAATTCCTGAATCTTTAGCAGAATCTTTATACTTGTCTAAGAATTCTTCAGCACCTGAAAATGCCACTTGGTTGATGTATTTTTCTACCTCATCGGCAGTCATTCCCAAACCTTGGTCGATGATGTGAAGTTTTTTATTTTCCTTATCGATT
This region includes:
- the htpG gene encoding molecular chaperone HtpG, encoding MTKGNINVSVENIFPLIKKFLYSDHEIFLRELISNATDATLKLKHLTNIGEAKVDFGNPKIEVKIDKENKKLHIIDQGLGMTADEVEKYINQVAFSGAEEFLDKYKDSAKDSGIIGHFGLGFYSAFMVAEKVEILTKSYRDENPAVRWICDGSPEFTLEETTDKTDRGTEIILHIAEDSTEFLEESRIRELLTKYNKFMPVPIKFGTKTETLPLPEDAAEDAVAEKIEVDNIVNNPTPAWTKSPSELNDEDYKAFYHELYPMQFEEPLFNIHLNVDYPFNLTGILYFPKLANNLNIEKDKIQLYQNQVYVTDEVKGIVPDFLMLLRGVIDSPDIPLNVSRSYLQADGAVKKISSYITKKVADKMVSLINENREDYNKKWNDIKIVIEYGMISEDKFFEKSDKFALYPTTDGNYFLWSELEEKIKLSQTDKDGNLVVLYATNADEQHSYIQSAKDKGYEVILLDSPIVPHLIQKLESSKEKISFARVDADHINNLIKKDEPAISKLNETEKETLKKNVEESINDKKFTVQLEDLDSTDAPFTITQPEFIRRMKDMQATGGGGMFGMGGFPEMYNLVVNSNSEFASKILANDNAEEKSTQIKYALDLAKLSQNLLKGKDLTDFIQRSYQQLGK
- a CDS encoding YihY/virulence factor BrkB family protein, with translation MLKELKFFWETLKETYKEWNDSSASSDSASLAYYAIFSIPGLLIIIIWLAGYFFGEEAIRGQISTQISGMMGTDVAKSVEEMIAGALIDKENIFMKIVGIGSLVFGSTTLFFQLQKSLNNLWDVEAAPKKALVKFVLDRANSLGMILILGFLLMITMVLSSLISLFNNFITGYFGLETYYIVELINFSVGFGITVLLFALMFKVLPDVEISWKSVWKGAMLTSLLFTLGKFLLSLYFSEFKPTSAFGTAGTVILVMMWINYSCMLIFFGAEFTKVYTYKRNYKILPSRHAKWSSAKLYRESQMKETVQSNT